The following coding sequences are from one Pseudonocardia sp. EC080619-01 window:
- a CDS encoding glycosyltransferase — MEQTTGTRPADDAAQQADGAGAQPILFCCTHSTGEAATSLVLAGELARRGVPDLVFAADENLRGPVGELADRSAVEFVSLGPVNPDLALTMIDDATYARIHQRSRVRGLRARARQLFDVDHLMQRYQALDEVVERVRPALMVINRFATHAVQVALTRGIPYVITAPCLLSSLVEHDLPRGFPPPSSGLPLHRTRRQELERIWLGIGTGTLFLDRSVFRKAVRLHRGMGELGIDPRTLRVPVQNAGARSMLCFSVPGVDYPLPVPDRVRMVGALVPPVRHDERDAGVAEWLDAHPSTVYLAFGSITRMTADQVRSVVELARRLGDDHGVLWVLRADQQRFLPDPADRPANLKVVDWLHSQHAVLEHPHVRAFFTHGGSNSIHESLWFGTPVLVRPTNVDQYDHAVRATDTGIGLAVDRPDLVDVDDVHAKLQRLLREPAFTERARELGDVQRAAGGLDTAADAVLAELGNRHPATP; from the coding sequence ATGGAGCAGACCACGGGCACTCGGCCGGCCGACGACGCCGCGCAGCAGGCGGACGGGGCCGGCGCGCAGCCGATCCTGTTCTGCTGCACCCATTCCACCGGGGAGGCCGCCACCAGCCTCGTCCTGGCCGGCGAGCTGGCCCGGCGCGGCGTGCCGGACCTCGTGTTCGCCGCCGACGAGAACCTGCGCGGCCCGGTCGGCGAGCTCGCCGACCGGAGCGCCGTCGAGTTCGTCTCCCTGGGACCGGTGAACCCGGACCTGGCGCTCACCATGATCGACGACGCGACCTACGCCCGGATCCACCAGCGCTCCCGCGTCCGCGGCCTGCGCGCGCGGGCCCGGCAGCTCTTCGACGTCGACCACCTCATGCAGCGCTACCAGGCGCTCGACGAGGTGGTCGAGCGTGTCCGCCCCGCGCTCATGGTGATCAACCGGTTCGCGACGCACGCCGTGCAGGTCGCGCTGACCCGCGGCATCCCCTACGTCATCACCGCGCCGTGCCTGCTCAGCAGCCTCGTCGAGCACGACCTGCCCCGCGGGTTCCCGCCGCCGTCGTCCGGGCTGCCGCTGCACCGCACCCGCCGCCAGGAGCTGGAACGGATCTGGTTGGGGATCGGCACCGGCACCCTGTTCCTCGACCGCTCGGTGTTCCGCAAGGCCGTCCGGCTGCACCGCGGGATGGGCGAGCTCGGGATCGACCCGCGCACCCTGCGCGTCCCCGTGCAGAACGCGGGCGCCCGCTCGATGCTCTGCTTCTCGGTCCCCGGGGTCGACTACCCGCTGCCGGTCCCCGACCGGGTCCGGATGGTGGGAGCCCTCGTCCCCCCGGTCCGCCACGACGAGCGCGACGCCGGCGTCGCGGAGTGGCTCGACGCGCACCCGTCCACCGTGTACCTGGCCTTCGGCTCGATCACCCGGATGACGGCGGACCAGGTCCGGTCGGTCGTCGAGCTGGCCCGCAGGCTCGGCGACGACCACGGCGTCCTCTGGGTCCTCCGCGCCGACCAGCAGCGCTTCCTCCCCGACCCCGCCGACCGGCCCGCGAACCTGAAGGTCGTGGACTGGCTCCACTCTCAGCACGCGGTGCTGGAGCACCCGCACGTGCGGGCGTTCTTCACCCACGGCGGCAGCAACAGCATCCACGAGAGCCTCTGGTTCGGGACGCCGGTCCTGGTCCGCCCGACCAACGTCGACCAGTACGACCACGCGGTGCGAGCGACCGACACCGGCATCGGCCTGGCCGTCGACCGCCCCGACCTCGTCGACGTCGACGACGTCCACGCCAAGCTCCAGCGCCTGCTCCGCGAGCCCGCGTTCACCGAGCGCGCCCGCGAGCTCGGCGACGTCCAGCGCGCCGCCGGCGGCCTCGACACCGCCGCCGACGCCGTCCTCGCCGAACTGGGGAACCGTCACCCGGCCACCCCCTGA
- a CDS encoding ABC transporter ATP-binding protein: MLSRLARAQLRGYAGPAGVLVVLQTVQIAGTLLLPTLGAALIDEGVVRADPGRIAELGTIMAGVAVAQIVAALAATALGARTSTAMGRDLRSAVFGRILDFSAREVGRFGTASLLTRTVNDVQQVQNLARSGFGVVVSAPLMCVGSVVLALQQDVPLALLLVVLVLVVGVCFGLLLARMGTLYDRMQVTLDGLGRLLRESITGVRVVRSFVRDDHEQQRFTRTNDAFLDLSQRVGRLIATMLPLVLLLMNLFTVVLMWVGARRIDAGVMQLGALSAFLFYLSLILMSVVMVAFVFLQVPRARVCAGRIMEVLDTEPGVPAPADPVPMRGPTGRVELDDVEFRYPGAERAVLDGIGLTVEPGERVAVLGSTGSGKTTLLNLVLRLVDPTTGAVRVGGTDVRELDPAVLTGAVGFVPQRPYLFAGTVASNLRFGRPDATDDELWEALRVAQADGFVARMPGGLDAEVAQGGTTVSGGQRQRLCIARTLLRRPGVYLFDDCFSALDQATDAALRAALVPWTAGATVITVTQRVSTARDAGRVVVLDAGRLVADGTHDDVLRDSPTYREIAHSQLTEEDAAHGLAGRH; the protein is encoded by the coding sequence GTGCTGTCGAGACTCGCGCGCGCCCAGCTGCGCGGCTACGCCGGACCGGCGGGCGTGCTCGTCGTCCTCCAGACCGTGCAGATCGCCGGCACGCTGCTGCTGCCGACGCTCGGTGCGGCCCTCATCGACGAGGGGGTGGTCCGGGCCGATCCCGGGCGGATCGCCGAGCTCGGGACGATCATGGCGGGGGTCGCCGTCGCGCAGATCGTCGCGGCGCTGGCCGCGACCGCGCTGGGTGCCCGCACCTCCACCGCGATGGGCCGGGACCTGCGCTCCGCGGTGTTCGGCCGCATCCTCGACTTCTCCGCCCGGGAGGTCGGCCGGTTCGGCACCGCGTCGCTCCTGACCCGGACGGTCAACGACGTCCAGCAGGTCCAGAACCTCGCCCGGTCCGGGTTCGGCGTCGTCGTCTCCGCTCCCCTGATGTGCGTGGGCAGCGTCGTGCTCGCGCTGCAGCAGGACGTGCCACTGGCGCTGCTGCTGGTCGTCCTCGTGCTGGTCGTGGGTGTCTGCTTCGGACTCCTGCTGGCCCGGATGGGCACCCTCTACGACCGGATGCAGGTCACCCTCGACGGGCTCGGCCGGCTGCTCCGCGAGTCGATCACCGGGGTGCGGGTGGTCCGCTCGTTCGTCCGCGACGACCACGAACAGCAGCGCTTCACCCGCACCAACGACGCGTTCCTCGACCTCTCCCAGCGGGTCGGCAGGCTGATCGCCACGATGCTGCCGCTGGTGCTGCTGCTGATGAACCTGTTCACGGTCGTCCTGATGTGGGTCGGCGCCCGGCGCATCGACGCGGGCGTCATGCAGCTCGGCGCGCTCAGCGCGTTCCTGTTCTACCTGTCGCTGATCCTCATGTCGGTCGTGATGGTCGCGTTCGTGTTCCTGCAGGTCCCGCGGGCCCGGGTGTGCGCGGGCCGGATCATGGAGGTCCTCGACACCGAACCGGGCGTCCCGGCACCGGCCGACCCGGTCCCGATGCGCGGCCCCACCGGCCGGGTGGAGCTGGACGACGTGGAGTTCCGCTACCCGGGCGCGGAACGCGCCGTCCTGGACGGGATCGGCCTGACCGTCGAGCCCGGGGAGCGGGTCGCGGTGCTGGGCAGCACCGGCAGCGGCAAGACGACCCTGCTGAACCTGGTGCTGCGGCTGGTCGACCCGACCACGGGCGCCGTCCGCGTCGGCGGCACCGACGTGCGCGAGCTCGACCCGGCGGTGCTGACCGGCGCCGTCGGGTTCGTGCCGCAGCGCCCCTACCTGTTCGCCGGCACGGTCGCGAGCAACCTGCGCTTCGGGCGTCCGGACGCGACCGACGACGAGCTCTGGGAGGCGCTGCGCGTCGCGCAGGCCGACGGGTTCGTCGCCCGGATGCCCGGCGGGCTGGACGCCGAGGTCGCGCAGGGCGGCACGACCGTCTCCGGCGGCCAGCGCCAGCGGCTGTGCATCGCCCGCACCCTGCTCCGCCGCCCCGGCGTGTATCTGTTCGACGACTGCTTCTCCGCGCTGGACCAGGCCACCGACGCCGCGCTGCGGGCGGCGCTGGTCCCGTGGACCGCCGGCGCCACCGTGATCACCGTGACCCAGCGGGTCTCCACCGCGCGCGACGCCGGCCGGGTCGTCGTCCTCGACGCCGGGCGGCTCGTCGCCGACGGCACCCACGACGACGTGCTGCGCGACAGCCCGACCTACCGCGAGATCGCGCACTCGCAGCTCACCGAGGAGGACGCCGCCCATGGCCTCGCCGGACGTCACTGA
- a CDS encoding enoyl-CoA hydratase/isomerase family protein, with translation MTPAPEDPLTVDGSAGVTTLRLQRPHRRNALDHTLLERLLSELGAAARRGDAAFVLTGGDSYFSSGGDVGSMPSAADGLFGPASRLALVHEVVETIVRTDVVVVAAVEGYAVGAAWGLVLSCDLVVAADDAFFAAPFAARGLTADAGTAYHLPRRLGPQRAARHLLLGERLSAPAAADAGLVSEVVPAGTATARAGEIAARLAAGPRESNALTKRLAARTHAGLADFLASERVAVALAGQGPDAAEGRAAFTERREPRFT, from the coding sequence GTGACACCAGCTCCCGAGGATCCGCTCACCGTCGACGGCTCGGCCGGCGTGACCACGCTCCGTCTGCAGCGCCCGCACCGCCGCAACGCGCTCGACCACACCCTGCTCGAACGCCTCCTGTCCGAGCTCGGCGCGGCGGCCCGGCGCGGTGACGCCGCCTTCGTCCTGACGGGCGGGGACTCCTACTTCTCCTCCGGCGGCGACGTCGGCTCGATGCCCTCCGCCGCCGACGGGCTCTTCGGCCCCGCCTCCCGGCTCGCCCTGGTGCACGAGGTCGTCGAGACGATCGTGCGGACCGACGTCGTGGTGGTCGCCGCCGTCGAGGGCTACGCCGTCGGTGCGGCCTGGGGCCTGGTGCTGTCCTGCGATCTCGTCGTCGCCGCCGACGACGCGTTCTTCGCCGCCCCGTTCGCCGCGCGCGGCCTCACCGCCGACGCCGGTACCGCCTACCACCTCCCCCGCCGCCTCGGCCCGCAGCGCGCGGCCCGCCACCTGCTGCTCGGCGAGCGGCTCAGCGCCCCGGCCGCGGCCGACGCCGGCCTGGTGAGCGAGGTCGTCCCCGCGGGTACGGCGACGGCGCGGGCCGGCGAGATCGCCGCGCGGCTGGCGGCCGGGCCCCGCGAGTCCAACGCCCTGACCAAGCGTCTCGCGGCCCGCACCCACGCGGGCCTGGCCGACTTCCTCGCCTCGGAGCGGGTGGCCGTGGCGCTGGCAGGCCAGGGCCCGGACGCCGCCGAGGGCCGGGCGGCCTTCACCGAGCGCCGCGAACCCCGCTTCACCTGA
- a CDS encoding GDP-mannose 4,6-dehydratase: MSKRALITGITGQDGSYLAEHLLSQGYQVWGLIRGQANPRKTRVSRLASELDFVDGDLMDQGSLVSAVDTVQPDEVYNLGAISFVPMSWQQAELVTEVNGTGVLRMLEAIRMVSGLSPSRTASPDGQIRFYQASSSEMFGKAAETPQRETTLFHPRSPYGAAKAYGHYITRNYRESFGMYAVSGMLFNHESPRRGQEFVTRKISLAVARIKLGLQRDLALGNLDAVRDWGYAGDYVRAMHLMLQQDEADDYVIGTGQMHSVRDAVQIAFDHVGLDWRDNVVVDPALVRPAEVEVLCADSVRARRRLDWTPEVDFPELMRMMVDSDLEHVARENEYGHLLLAANW; encoded by the coding sequence ATGTCCAAACGAGCTCTCATCACCGGAATCACCGGTCAGGACGGGTCCTACCTGGCGGAGCACCTGCTGTCGCAGGGCTACCAGGTCTGGGGCCTGATCCGGGGGCAGGCCAACCCCCGCAAGACGCGGGTCAGCCGGCTGGCGTCCGAACTGGACTTCGTCGACGGCGACCTGATGGACCAGGGCAGCCTGGTCTCGGCCGTCGACACCGTGCAGCCCGACGAGGTCTACAACCTCGGCGCGATCTCGTTCGTCCCGATGTCGTGGCAGCAGGCCGAGCTCGTCACCGAGGTCAACGGCACGGGCGTGCTGCGGATGCTGGAGGCGATCCGCATGGTCTCCGGGCTCTCGCCGTCGCGGACCGCGTCGCCGGACGGACAGATCCGCTTCTACCAGGCGTCGTCGTCGGAGATGTTCGGCAAGGCGGCGGAGACCCCGCAGCGTGAGACGACGCTGTTCCACCCGCGCAGCCCCTACGGCGCCGCGAAGGCGTACGGCCACTACATCACCCGCAACTACCGCGAGTCGTTCGGGATGTACGCGGTGTCGGGCATGCTGTTCAACCACGAGTCGCCGCGCCGCGGCCAGGAGTTCGTCACCCGCAAGATCTCCCTGGCGGTCGCCCGGATCAAGCTCGGCCTGCAGCGCGACCTCGCGCTGGGCAACCTCGACGCGGTGCGCGACTGGGGCTACGCCGGCGACTACGTCCGCGCGATGCACCTGATGCTGCAGCAGGACGAGGCCGACGACTACGTGATCGGGACCGGGCAGATGCACTCGGTGCGCGACGCCGTGCAGATCGCGTTCGACCACGTCGGGCTGGACTGGCGGGACAACGTCGTCGTCGACCCGGCGCTGGTGCGCCCGGCCGAGGTCGAGGTGCTGTGCGCCGACAGCGTGCGGGCCCGCCGTCGGCTGGACTGGACGCCGGAGGTCGACTTCCCGGAGCTCATGCGGATGATGGTCGACTCCGACCTGGAGCACGTGGCCCGTGAGAACGAGTACGGGCACCTGCTGCTGGCCGCCAACTGGTGA
- a CDS encoding NAD(P)/FAD-dependent oxidoreductase, with the protein MTRPPRFPFGRAAPGAPDGLPHVVVVGAGFAGHAAAKGLIRRLRGRARITVIDQQDHFVYLPLLPEVAVGTLEPRRIAVSLSRSLRGAEIVLGTVERIDVDTRTVAWRDPDGGHGQIRYDRLLLAAGSVNALLPIPGVAENAHGFRSIPEALYLRDHMVRQIEIAATTDDAAERRARLTFVTVGAGYTGTELAAQGAMLTALMARDRPALRGTPVRWILIDRASRVLPELDRRLSRTADRVLRRRGVEIRTGESVAEATPGRVRLTSGEVIDTRTLVWCVGVRPDPLVADLGLPTDRGRLVVGTDLRVPGRPEIHGCGDASAVPDVTRGGTPTAMTAQHATRQGALAARNVAASLGYGEPGTYAHHDLGFVVELGGADAAANPLGVPLSGLAATVVTRGYHLLSMPGNRLRVATDWLLDAVTGRQAVQIGVIRAEHVPLETAEPHAPDGPATAADVEPVDRPGSTGSA; encoded by the coding sequence ATGACCCGTCCACCACGGTTCCCGTTCGGGCGCGCAGCCCCGGGCGCACCAGACGGCCTGCCGCACGTCGTCGTCGTGGGAGCCGGGTTCGCCGGGCACGCCGCGGCCAAGGGCCTGATACGCCGGCTCCGCGGGCGGGCCCGGATCACCGTGATCGACCAGCAGGACCACTTCGTGTACCTGCCGCTGCTGCCCGAGGTCGCGGTCGGGACGCTCGAGCCCCGCCGGATCGCGGTGTCGCTGAGCCGGTCGCTGCGCGGGGCGGAGATCGTGCTCGGGACCGTCGAGCGGATCGACGTCGACACCCGCACCGTCGCCTGGCGCGATCCGGACGGCGGTCACGGGCAGATCCGCTACGACCGTCTCCTGCTGGCCGCGGGCAGCGTCAACGCGCTGCTCCCGATACCGGGGGTGGCGGAGAACGCGCACGGCTTCCGCAGCATCCCCGAGGCGCTGTACCTGCGCGACCACATGGTCCGCCAGATCGAGATCGCAGCGACCACCGACGACGCCGCCGAGCGCCGGGCCCGGCTGACCTTCGTCACCGTCGGTGCGGGCTACACCGGGACCGAGCTCGCCGCGCAGGGCGCGATGCTGACGGCGTTGATGGCCCGCGACCGTCCGGCGCTGCGCGGGACGCCGGTCCGGTGGATCCTGATCGACCGGGCGTCGCGGGTGCTGCCCGAGCTCGACCGCAGACTGTCCCGCACCGCGGACCGGGTCCTGCGGCGGCGCGGGGTGGAGATCCGCACCGGGGAGTCGGTCGCCGAGGCCACGCCGGGACGGGTGCGCCTGACCTCCGGCGAGGTGATCGACACGCGGACGCTGGTCTGGTGCGTGGGGGTGCGGCCCGACCCGCTCGTCGCCGACCTGGGCCTCCCGACCGACCGCGGACGCCTGGTGGTCGGGACCGACCTGCGGGTTCCCGGGCGGCCCGAGATCCACGGCTGCGGCGACGCGTCCGCGGTCCCGGACGTGACCCGCGGCGGCACCCCGACCGCCATGACCGCCCAGCACGCCACCCGGCAGGGCGCGCTCGCCGCGCGGAACGTGGCCGCGTCACTGGGCTACGGCGAACCCGGCACCTACGCGCACCACGACCTGGGCTTCGTCGTCGAGCTCGGGGGCGCCGACGCGGCCGCGAACCCGCTGGGTGTCCCGCTGTCCGGGCTCGCGGCCACGGTCGTCACCCGTGGGTACCACCTGCTGTCGATGCCGGGGAACCGGCTGCGGGTCGCGACCGACTGGCTGCTCGACGCCGTCACCGGACGGCAGGCGGTGCAGATCGGGGTGATCCGCGCCGAGCACGTGCCGCTGGAGACGGCCGAACCGCACGCTCCCGACGGTCCCGCGACGGCGGCCGACGTCGAGCCGGTCGACCGTCCCGGCAGCACAGGCTCGGCGTGA
- a CDS encoding 4'-phosphopantetheinyl transferase — MIEQVLPGRVVTECAYDDEEHPGEGLFPQEQELVARAVESRRREFTTVRRLARRALGRLGRSPAPILPNRRGAPQWPSGVVGSMTHCAGYRAAAVSPAAESAAVSIDAEPDAPLPDGVLETVTLPSERALLDGLARRRPGTAWDRMYFSAKESVFKAWYPLTGRELDFDEAEIVFDAGAGTFSARLLVPGPLVHGERVTVFPGRWHTGHGLLVTGVHLPAPQP; from the coding sequence GTGATCGAGCAGGTGCTGCCCGGCCGGGTCGTCACCGAGTGCGCCTACGACGACGAGGAGCACCCCGGCGAGGGCCTGTTCCCGCAGGAGCAGGAGCTCGTCGCGCGGGCCGTGGAGTCCCGGCGGCGCGAGTTCACCACGGTGCGCAGGCTCGCCCGCCGCGCTCTGGGGAGGCTCGGCCGCTCCCCCGCCCCGATCCTGCCGAACCGTCGCGGGGCCCCGCAGTGGCCGTCCGGCGTGGTCGGCAGCATGACGCACTGCGCCGGGTACCGTGCGGCGGCCGTGTCCCCCGCCGCCGAGTCCGCCGCGGTGAGCATCGACGCCGAGCCGGACGCGCCGCTGCCCGACGGCGTCCTCGAGACGGTCACCCTGCCCTCCGAGCGCGCCCTGCTCGACGGCCTCGCCCGGCGCCGCCCGGGGACGGCGTGGGACCGGATGTACTTCAGCGCCAAGGAGAGCGTCTTCAAGGCGTGGTACCCGCTGACCGGCCGCGAGCTGGACTTCGACGAGGCCGAGATCGTGTTCGACGCCGGCGCCGGCACCTTCTCCGCCCGCCTGCTCGTCCCGGGGCCGCTGGTCCACGGCGAGCGGGTGACCGTGTTCCCCGGGCGCTGGCACACCGGCCACGGCCTGCTCGTCACCGGGGTGCACCTTCCGGCACCGCAGCCGTGA
- a CDS encoding metallophosphoesterase — translation MPEPQLLAVADLHVVHAENRALVESLRPSSDGDWLIVAGDVGEMYADIEATLRLLAGRFARVVWTPGNHDLWTHPQDPCTLRGDARYRALVETCRGLGVDTPEDPYPVWDGPGGPVAVAPLFVGYDYSFHAPGATTAAESLRIAHDAGVVCSDEFLLHPDPYPDRATWCRRRAAITERRLAAVDPDLPTVLVNHWPLVRHPTRVLRYPEFAQWCGTELTADWHVRFRAAAVVYGHLHIPRVTYHDGVRFEEVSVGYPREWRPRPPREPLRAVLPAPVAGGVR, via the coding sequence GTGCCCGAACCCCAGCTGCTGGCCGTCGCCGACCTGCACGTCGTGCACGCCGAGAACCGGGCGCTCGTCGAGTCGCTGCGCCCGTCGTCGGACGGCGACTGGCTGATCGTCGCCGGTGACGTCGGCGAGATGTACGCCGACATCGAGGCCACGCTGCGCCTGCTCGCCGGCCGCTTCGCGCGCGTCGTCTGGACCCCCGGCAACCACGACCTCTGGACCCACCCGCAGGACCCCTGCACGCTGCGCGGCGACGCGCGCTACCGGGCGCTCGTCGAGACCTGCCGCGGCCTGGGCGTCGACACCCCGGAGGACCCGTACCCGGTGTGGGACGGCCCGGGCGGGCCGGTCGCGGTGGCGCCGCTGTTCGTGGGCTACGACTACTCCTTCCACGCCCCCGGTGCGACGACGGCGGCCGAGTCGCTGCGGATCGCGCACGACGCGGGCGTCGTGTGCTCCGACGAGTTCCTCCTGCACCCGGACCCCTACCCGGACCGCGCCACCTGGTGCCGCCGCCGGGCCGCGATCACCGAACGCCGGCTGGCGGCGGTCGACCCGGACCTGCCGACGGTGCTGGTGAACCACTGGCCGCTGGTGCGCCACCCCACGCGGGTGCTGCGGTACCCGGAGTTCGCGCAGTGGTGCGGCACCGAGCTGACCGCCGACTGGCACGTCCGGTTCCGCGCCGCCGCCGTCGTCTACGGCCACCTGCACATCCCCCGCGTCACCTACCACGACGGGGTCCGGTTCGAGGAGGTCTCGGTGGGCTATCCCCGCGAGTGGCGGCCCCGGCCGCCCCGGGAGCCGCTGCGCGCGGTGCTGCCCGCGCCGGTCGCCGGAGGTGTGCGGTGA
- a CDS encoding ABC transporter ATP-binding protein — protein MASPDVTEQDPATPAAGAAGAAAPPGPGDRPARRLVGLLRPHRSPVALALLTGVAGIALNAVGPLLLGRVTDLVAVGVLGPGGPGGDAAGSPGPATGVDFASVGRLLLVLLVVYIGASLFTLAQGRIVASVVWRVIHDLRGRAQAKLSRLPLRHYDRHPAGETLGRTTNDVDNLQQTLQQTLAELITSILSLVAMLTLMVVISPSLAVVMILSVPVSGLLATWLGRRAHPQFTAQWEANGALNAHVEEVCTGHALIRGHHRRAEAQRRFAECNDAVYRAGASAQTSSGAMEPVMMFVANLGYLVVAVVGAWKVLSGSLTLGDVQAFILYARQFSQPIVEIASVAGRLQSGVASAKRVFTLLDAPEQEPEPRTPATPGAPAGRVEFRRVSFRYTPETPLIEDLSLRVEPGSTVAIVGPTGAGKTTLGNLLMRFYEIDGGTILLDGTDTATMTRADLRSRFGLVLQDTWLFGGTIAENIAYGAPDATREDIAEAARATCVDTFVRTLPDGYDTVLDDDSGGASAGEKQLITVARAFLARPAVLVLDEATSAVDTRTELLIQRAMATLRTGRTSFVIAHRLSTIRDADLIVVMESGRIVEQGTHDTLLRAGGAYARLHSARTP, from the coding sequence ATGGCCTCGCCGGACGTCACTGAGCAGGACCCGGCCACGCCTGCCGCGGGTGCTGCGGGTGCTGCAGCACCCCCGGGGCCGGGTGACCGCCCGGCCCGCCGGCTCGTCGGGCTGCTGCGGCCGCACCGCAGCCCGGTGGCGCTCGCGCTGCTCACCGGCGTCGCCGGGATCGCGCTCAACGCCGTCGGGCCGCTGCTGCTGGGCCGGGTCACCGACCTCGTCGCGGTCGGGGTGCTCGGTCCTGGCGGGCCCGGCGGCGACGCCGCCGGCAGCCCCGGACCGGCCACCGGCGTCGACTTCGCGTCGGTCGGGCGGCTGCTGCTGGTCCTGCTCGTGGTCTACATCGGGGCGTCGCTGTTCACCCTCGCGCAGGGCCGGATCGTCGCGTCCGTGGTGTGGCGGGTGATCCACGACCTGCGGGGCCGGGCGCAGGCGAAGCTGTCCCGGCTCCCGTTGCGGCACTACGACCGGCACCCCGCGGGTGAGACGCTCGGGCGCACCACCAACGACGTCGACAACCTGCAGCAGACCCTGCAGCAGACCCTCGCCGAGCTGATCACCTCGATCCTCTCGCTGGTCGCGATGCTGACGCTGATGGTCGTCATCTCCCCGTCGCTGGCCGTCGTGATGATCCTCAGCGTGCCGGTGTCGGGGCTGCTCGCGACCTGGCTGGGGCGCCGCGCCCACCCGCAGTTCACCGCGCAGTGGGAGGCGAACGGCGCGCTCAACGCGCACGTCGAGGAGGTCTGCACCGGGCACGCCCTCATCCGCGGCCACCACCGCCGTGCCGAGGCGCAGCGCCGGTTCGCCGAGTGCAACGACGCGGTGTACCGCGCGGGGGCGTCGGCCCAGACCTCGTCCGGCGCGATGGAGCCGGTCATGATGTTCGTGGCGAACCTCGGGTACCTGGTGGTCGCCGTCGTCGGGGCCTGGAAGGTGCTCTCCGGCTCGCTCACCCTCGGCGACGTGCAGGCGTTCATCCTCTACGCCCGCCAGTTCAGCCAGCCGATCGTCGAGATCGCCTCGGTGGCCGGGCGGCTGCAGTCGGGGGTGGCCTCGGCGAAGCGGGTGTTCACCCTGCTCGACGCGCCCGAGCAGGAGCCCGAGCCGCGCACCCCGGCGACGCCCGGCGCCCCGGCCGGCCGCGTCGAGTTCCGCCGGGTGTCGTTCCGCTACACCCCGGAGACCCCGCTCATCGAGGACCTGTCGCTGCGCGTCGAGCCGGGCAGCACCGTCGCGATCGTCGGCCCGACGGGCGCGGGCAAGACCACCCTGGGCAACCTGCTGATGCGCTTCTACGAGATCGACGGCGGGACGATCCTGCTGGACGGCACCGACACGGCGACGATGACCCGCGCCGACCTGCGCTCCCGCTTCGGGCTCGTCCTGCAGGACACCTGGCTGTTCGGCGGGACGATCGCGGAGAACATCGCCTACGGCGCGCCGGACGCGACCCGCGAGGACATCGCGGAGGCGGCCCGCGCCACCTGCGTCGACACGTTCGTCCGGACCCTGCCCGACGGCTACGACACCGTCCTCGACGACGACTCCGGCGGCGCCAGCGCCGGGGAGAAGCAGCTGATCACGGTGGCGCGGGCGTTCCTCGCCCGGCCGGCGGTGCTCGTCCTCGACGAGGCCACCAGCGCCGTCGACACCCGCACCGAGCTGCTGATCCAGCGAGCCATGGCCACCCTGCGCACCGGGCGGACCAGCTTCGTCATCGCCCACCGGCTGTCGACGATCCGCGACGCCGACCTGATCGTGGTCATGGAGTCCGGCCGGATCGTCGAGCAGGGCACCCACGACACCTTGCTGCGCGCCGGCGGCGCCTACGCCCGCCTGCACTCCGCCCGCACCCCCTGA